TTGATCGGCAATATCTAAGATTCGATTGTCATGAGTCACCATCAAGATGGCGCACATCTGTTCCTTAGCTAATTGCTGCATTAACTCCACAATTTCTCTGCCTGACTTACTATCTAATGCAGCAGTCGGTTCATCAGCTAGTAGCAATTTGGGATGACTCACTAAAGCACGGGCAATTGCTACCCGTTGCTTTTGTCCTCCTGAGAGGTCATGAGGATAATAATTCACTCTGTTGCCCAGTTTAACAGCCTGGAGCATAGCTTCTGCTTTACTCCGAGCTTCCCGATCGGGAATCTCTTTATGTAATTCAAGTGACATTTGTACATTTTGCCGAGCAGTTAAGAAATCGAGTAAGTTATGGGATTGAAAAATGTAGCCAATATGGCGACGTACTTGCACTAATTCGTCATTACTAGCTCCATGTAGCTCATTATTTAGAACTTTGAGGCTTCCTTCTTGAACAGAGCGTAAACCACCAATTAAAGTTAGCAGAGTAGTTTTTCCCGAACCCGAAGGTCCAGTCATAATAATAATTTCTCCAGATTTTATTTCTAGGTTAACTTCACGCAAAACTTGGCTACACAATGATTTTCTGCCAAAGTAATGACTGAGATTTTTAATGTTGACTACAAAATTATTTGGCATGAGCTGAATTCATTAAATAAAGCCTATTAGAAAATGTCAGCAGGATCGGCAGCTCGGAGTTTAGCCATAGATAAAAAGCCTGAAATTAAGCACATTAAAGTTGCCGATATTAATACTATTAATATCTTGTTAAAGCTCATAATAACTGGTAACTGAGTAGCCTCTTTGGCTACATCATATAAACCAAAGGCAATAATTAAGCCTGGAATATAGCCTAAAACTGTTAACAATAATGCTTGTTGGAAGACTACACCTAATAAGTAGTTATTTTTAAACCCGATCGCTTTTAGAGTTGCATACTCAACTAAGTGGCTTGAGATATTACTATAGAGGATTTGATATACAACCACTACACCGACAATAAAACCCATTACTACCATTAGACTAAATACAAACCCTATAGGTGTTCTTGCAGACCAATAATCTCTTTCGAATGCAATAAAGTCATTACGAGTAAAAACCTTGACATCTTGAGGTAAATTAGCAGCTAAATTTGCCTTTACTTTTTCAGGATTGGCACCAGCTTTGAGCGTAATTAACCCCACGTCTATTCTTTCGGCTTGACGGTCTCCAAATATTTTTAAGATAGTTGAATAATTGACAATTAAATTTCCATCAACACCAAAAGATGGTCCTAAAGTAAATAAGCCACCCACTTCAACTCTATAACCAACTGTTGCGTTATAAGGAAATATTTCAATAGTTACCGGTTTACCCTGAGAAAAATTTCTGACAATTGGTCCAAATTCAGGTCGAGAAGCCTGATCAAATAAAACCTTATTAGGCAGTTTTAGTATATCTATATTTTGATTAACATCGGGCAAATTAAAAACTGTTGTTCCGGGGTCAAACCCAAGAACGTAGATTGGATTTTTTTGACCAGTTTGAGGATTTTTAAACTTGGCAAATTGAACATATAAAGGACTGACTGACTCTACACCATCAAAACCAAGAGTCTGATATAAACGAGCGCGAGGAAAGCTTTGCTGGGAAGTCAAAGCATTATATTGGGAGCTGATGAGAAATAAGTCTCCTCTTAGATTCTGATGGACTTGTGTGGCACTAGAATAGAGAGCATCTTGAAAACCTAATTGTATAAACATCAGAACGACGATAAAAGCAATACCAGCCAAAGCGACTATAAAGCGAATTCTTTGTTGGACTAGTTGTAACCAAGCTAAGGGAATGTTGAGAATCATTGTTCAAGCATTCTGCAGTGTGGATTTCTAAAGGAGTTACCGAGGGCTTTGAGGAGGTTATATATGAATTGCTACCTGCACCTGTAAGTTGGTCAAGGCTGCAACTCGGTGATTACCTGCTGTGTCATTGAGCCGAACTTTGACCTCGACCACTTTTTGATCTGTATCTGCCGTGGGGTTTGTGCTCAAGATGCCTTGTGTGCTAACTTGCCAACCGATCTGAGTGACTGTCCCCTGTAACTTCCCTGAAAAAGCTTCGCCAGTAATTGTTGCCCGTTGACCTATACGTACTTTGCTAATATCTGTTTCATAGATTTCTGCTACTGCATACATCTGGTCTGTTTGACCCAGATTAGCAATTCCCTGTTGATTGACGATTTCTCCAGGTCGAGTATGAATTTTTAAAATCTGACCTTTGATGGGCGATCGCACAGAGGCTAAATGCAAGTCTGCCTGGGCGCGTTGAACAGCAGCGATCGCATCGTTTACCTCTGCTTGAGCTACTTTTACATCTACAGGACGAACCTCAACAATCCGATCTAACGTGGCTTTAGCTTGGCTAATCTGTTCTCGAAAGCTTTCTACACTCCGGTTCAGGTTAGCATTAGCCTCATTAAT
This window of the Chroococcidiopsis sp. CCMEE 29 genome carries:
- a CDS encoding DevA family ABC transporter ATP-binding protein codes for the protein MPNNFVVNIKNLSHYFGRKSLCSQVLREVNLEIKSGEIIIMTGPSGSGKTTLLTLIGGLRSVQEGSLKVLNNELHGASNDELVQVRRHIGYIFQSHNLLDFLTARQNVQMSLELHKEIPDREARSKAEAMLQAVKLGNRVNYYPHDLSGGQKQRVAIARALVSHPKLLLADEPTAALDSKSGREIVELMQQLAKEQMCAILMVTHDNRILDIADQIVHMEDGQIKQV
- the devC gene encoding ABC transporter permease DevC, encoding MILNIPLAWLQLVQQRIRFIVALAGIAFIVVLMFIQLGFQDALYSSATQVHQNLRGDLFLISSQYNALTSQQSFPRARLYQTLGFDGVESVSPLYVQFAKFKNPQTGQKNPIYVLGFDPGTTVFNLPDVNQNIDILKLPNKVLFDQASRPEFGPIVRNFSQGKPVTIEIFPYNATVGYRVEVGGLFTLGPSFGVDGNLIVNYSTILKIFGDRQAERIDVGLITLKAGANPEKVKANLAANLPQDVKVFTRNDFIAFERDYWSARTPIGFVFSLMVVMGFIVGVVVVYQILYSNISSHLVEYATLKAIGFKNNYLLGVVFQQALLLTVLGYIPGLIIAFGLYDVAKEATQLPVIMSFNKILIVLISATLMCLISGFLSMAKLRAADPADIF